The Oleispira antarctica RB-8 genome contains the following window.
CCTTACGCATATTCGCCATTGAACGGTAGCTAGTAGCTGATAGTTTAAAGAAACATAATTTAATGAAAACGGTGAGTAGGATAATCGCTACACCCCAATTACCTAAGCCGCCGCCAAGATCAATTTCTACCAAGCCTAGGAAATTAATATATCCAGATTCGATGAAATTCATAATCGCGAATAATGGCTGTGCAATCCACCATAACCAACCGTAATCTACTGTTAGATCAAGGTTTTCAGCTACATCAGCTAAAACATATTGCGATTTAGGACCGACATAAAGCTGAGCGCCTACTGTACCCGTTTCACCTGCGGCAACTTGTAATGGCGTTTTACCATCATGGAAACCAACAATGTACTCACCTTGCTTATTTGGCTTAGCGTATACAGAGTGCGTCGTACTTGGGTTAGCAACCCAAGCAGATACGAAGTAGTGCTGCAACATAGCAACCCAACCACCATTAACGGTTTCAGCTAGACGTTTGTCATCAATATCATCAAAACTAACTTTTTCATACTTCGATAAATTCGTCGTAATAGCAGGTCCTAAATAAGCCTGCATGCCCATTGAACTACCTTGATGAGGATCATCAGAACGATCACGTTTCAACTGAGCAAAGAACACACCACGCCATTGGCTATCAGAACCATTAGCAACCTGGTATTTCACATCAATAAGATAGTTATTACGTTGAAAAGTGAATACTTTCTTCACTTCTACGTTATCTAATTGAGTGCTTAATTCTACGGTTAACGTATCGGCAGCTTCATCTAGTTGATAGCTAACCTGAGGCGCTGAATACGCTTGAGTTTTTTCCCATTGCTTACCTTTGCTATCCAACAAGCCACTTTGTGCAACATAAACACGACGTGCATTGTTTTCCATCAAAACAAAAGGAATGTCTTTATCTGCAATATCCGCAGGATAAGCGGGTAAAGAGACTTCAACTATTTCGCCACCAAGCGGGTTAATCGTTACGTTTAATACGTCGGTTTTAACTTGAATAAGCTGAGTGCTTGCAGAAACCATTATTTCAGGTTCTAGGGCAGCAGGAACAATATTGGGAATGTCGCTTTCATTGGCAGAAGGATCTCCTGCAGCAATGATTTCGCCCGCAGCAGGTGAATCACCTACTTCAATTGCAGAGTTTTGTGCAATGGGAGCATTAGCAACCGCGGCTTGACCATAATCGTCATTCCACGCAAGAATTAAAAAATAAGTTGAAATAGCCAGGCCAAATATTATGGCAAAACGGCGGATATCCATGATTAGGGGTTCCGTCTACAGCATGAGTGGGAAGGGTTAAGCTCTGGTACAGGATCTACACCATGACTTGCCCAAGGATGGCAACGCAAAATGCGCTTCATGGCCAGTTTTCCACCTGTCCAAGCACCATATCTAACAATAGCTTCATGCGCATACGCAGAGCATGTAGGATAATAACGGCATCGGCTGGGAAATAAAGGACTGATTGCGTAACGGTAGACATTAACTAGTAATAAACATGACTTAGCAACAAAAGACCGAGCTTTTGGACTAGCGTTTTTTACTTTTATTGGATCGTTTACCATTAGATTGCCTCAGCTTGAACCAAAGACCATCAATCATTTCGCGTATTTCAGCGTTCTCGAGATCGGAGATCCCAGGGCGTGCTAAAATAACAAAATCATTATTAGATATCTGATGCTGATTCAGGCGAAAAGACTCACGAATAATACGTTTTACACGATTTCTCTGAA
Protein-coding sequences here:
- a CDS encoding Protein YidC; the encoded protein is MDIRRFAIIFGLAISTYFLILAWNDDYGQAAVANAPIAQNSAIEVGDSPAAGEIIAAGDPSANESDIPNIVPAALEPEIMVSASTQLIQVKTDVLNVTINPLGGEIVEVSLPAYPADIADKDIPFVLMENNARRVYVAQSGLLDSKGKQWEKTQAYSAPQVSYQLDEAADTLTVELSTQLDNVEVKKVFTFQRNNYLIDVKYQVANGSDSQWRGVFFAQLKRDRSDDPHQGSSMGMQAYLGPAITTNLSKYEKVSFDDIDDKRLAETVNGGWVAMLQHYFVSAWVANPSTTHSVYAKPNKQGEYIVGFHDGKTPLQVAAGETGTVGAQLYVGPKSQYVLADVAENLDLTVDYGWLWWIAQPLFAIMNFIESGYINFLGLVEIDLGGGLGNWGVAIILLTVFIKLCFFKLSATSYRSMANMRKVAPKLAAIREQHGDNKEKLGQEMMALYKKEKINPLGGCLPILVQMPVFIALYWVLAESVELRQAPFFLWINDLSAIDPYFVLPLLMGASMFVQMQLNPTPPDPVQARVMKLMPIIFTVFFLFFPSGLVLYWVVNNLLSITQQYVITKQIENADT
- the rnpA gene encoding ribonuclease P putative; translated protein: MNTFEFPRSVRLLSPGDFSQVFDNTEFKASNRYLLVLATPSKSGDSRLGFVIAKKHVKHAVQRNRVKRIIRESFRLNQHQISNNDFVILARPGISDLENAEIREMIDGLWFKLRQSNGKRSNKSKKR